The Blastocatellia bacterium genome contains a region encoding:
- a CDS encoding condensation domain-containing protein — translation MNDPATSARAELDVAIIGMAGRFPQAGCVDEFWQNVRDGKECISFFTEQEMESAGVGPATYRNPHYVRAGGVLKDFDRFDARFFGYSAREAEIIDPQQRLFLECAWEALEQAAYNSERYDGVIGVYGGASMSRYLRNLYSNPELVASVGVFQIGLANDKDFLSTRVSYKLNLEGPSITVQTACSTSLVAIHLACQSLLGGECDMAIAGGVRAGEEAGYLYHDGGIASPDGHCRAFDARAQGTLGGNGVGVVVLKRLEDAMADGDYIHAVIKGTAINNDGNLKVGYTAPRIEGQAAVIRAAHLAAGVEPDSIQYVEAHGTGTELGDPIEIAALTKAFRARTRRTGFCALGSVKTNIGHLDVAAGIAGLIKTVMALKHKMIPPSLHFTEPNPKIDFANSPFYVNTALREWSSEGRPRRAGVSSFGMGGTNAHIVLEEAPPPPPPAPSRHWQLLLLSARTREALQAGTANLADHLQQHADLNLADVAHTLREGRRRFSHRRMLVCDGSAAALEVLRAGDDKAMPTTACEANDRPIAFMFSGLGEQYVNMARGIYRSEPLFRKQVDECCEMLRPLLGRDLRGALFADAGQAAKTPPVGTPPALDLRRLLRGGAGCANQAAQELHQTALAQPALFVIEYALARLWMTWGVRPAGMIGYSIGEYVAACLSGVFSLEDALTLVARRAQMIHQLPAGAMLATPLSEAELRTMLDERLSLAAVNGPSLCVVAGSVEAVDRLQGELTAKGIATRRLQASHAFHSRMMDPIAEPFAELFNHIELHPPAIPYVSNVTGDWITVEEATDPHYWARHMCQAVRFADGIERLWAEPQTVLLEVGPGQSLSSLSILHPANDRSADRVVLSSLPSSLDPQPDEAFLLTTLGKLWLAGASLDWDAFRAEEKRRRVPLPTYAFERQRYWVERQNTPAATAQGGADRLAKLPEVADWLYLPVWKRRPVIREREGKADAARALLFVPEGALAGRMAARLRQAGWAVTTVEASESFTAGGSAYGLNPEARSDYDRLLDHLIEDDQVPELIVHLWQAVPGGEPEPAFEYFAASQYLGFYSLVFLAQALSKRAITKPLRLCAITSGMQDITGEEELCPDKMTLLGPLKTMPQEYPNIECRSIDVRLPRPGSREEAELIDQLYEEVVSDSADTVVAFRGHRRWAQEFEAIPPAARAATDPGWRESGVYLIVGGLGQIGLVLAEALAKSVQARLVLVGRSPFPPRAQWADWLARHGDADQTSGKIRKLLALEELGSEVLTLNADLGDATQMRSVLTQTVERFGALHGVIHAAGVVGEQSFRSIQATGEVEYGWHVRPKVEGLLVLEEVLRGHHLDFCLLFSSLTSVLGGLGFTAYTAANLFIDAFASKHNRGDSTPWISLGSDAWRFASEGGDATTGAALGLGDLALTPEEGVEMVRRALALKRFGHLVVSTAPLQPRIDRWVKLESLRQAKPSERGAGLTLHARPNLQSPFVAPANAVETTLVGLWQELLGFEPISIDDNFFELGGHSLLIVQMISRLRDLFRTEIPMEAVFVTPTIAGLARRIETATQNEPAVETPPLVPAGGDGPAPLSYAQQRLWFMDQLKPGNSAYNLENPVRLSGRLSTAGLEQTLAEIERRHDILRTSFAMRDGSPVQVSAPPRHVKLPLVDLSALPEADKQAIARRLALEEADRPFDLAQSPLSRAALLRLGTEQHLLLFTLHHIVSDAWSMDVLIGEVSHLYRAFSAGHASPLAELALQYADYALWQRQWLQGEVLEAQLAYWKKQLAGSPALLALPTDRPRPKVQNFAGASQAFSFAPSLAAALRRLSSQERVTMFMTLLAGFQALLHRYTGEDDIVVGSPVANRHRREIEPLIGFFVNPLVLRTDLSANPTFKELLVRVRDVTLGAQAHQDLPFELLVEALQPQRMTNYTPLFQVVFVLDHISGRRDAILPGLTLAAFEMDTNTSPIDLHLAITDFGEEVQGLFTYDRNLFDEQTIAEMIESFIALLAAVSADPERRILDVSLRPLDGLECAAASASNDPAQAAEGQFLF, via the coding sequence ATGAATGATCCGGCGACCTCTGCGCGCGCGGAATTGGACGTCGCCATCATCGGCATGGCAGGCCGCTTTCCGCAGGCCGGCTGCGTTGATGAGTTCTGGCAGAACGTGCGGGACGGCAAGGAGTGCATCAGCTTCTTCACCGAGCAGGAGATGGAGTCTGCCGGGGTCGGCCCGGCCACCTACCGCAACCCTCATTATGTGCGGGCCGGCGGCGTGCTCAAAGACTTTGACCGCTTCGATGCGCGCTTCTTCGGTTATTCGGCCCGCGAGGCCGAGATCATCGACCCGCAGCAGCGGCTCTTCCTGGAGTGCGCCTGGGAGGCGCTTGAGCAGGCGGCGTACAACTCCGAGCGTTACGACGGAGTGATCGGCGTCTATGGCGGCGCGTCGATGAGCCGCTACCTGCGCAACCTCTATTCCAACCCCGAGCTGGTCGCTTCGGTCGGTGTCTTTCAGATCGGCCTCGCCAACGACAAGGATTTTTTGAGCACGCGGGTGTCGTATAAGTTGAACCTGGAAGGCCCATCGATCACTGTGCAGACCGCCTGTTCGACCTCGCTTGTCGCCATCCACCTGGCCTGCCAGAGTCTGCTCGGCGGCGAGTGCGACATGGCTATAGCGGGTGGAGTCAGGGCCGGCGAAGAGGCCGGATACCTCTACCACGACGGGGGGATTGCTTCTCCGGACGGCCACTGCCGCGCCTTCGACGCGCGGGCGCAGGGAACGCTCGGCGGCAACGGCGTCGGCGTCGTCGTGCTGAAACGGCTCGAAGACGCGATGGCCGACGGCGATTACATTCACGCGGTCATCAAAGGCACGGCGATTAACAACGATGGCAATCTCAAGGTCGGCTACACCGCGCCGCGCATTGAGGGCCAGGCCGCCGTGATCCGCGCGGCCCACCTGGCGGCAGGGGTCGAGCCCGACAGCATTCAATATGTCGAAGCCCACGGCACGGGAACAGAGCTAGGCGACCCCATCGAGATCGCGGCCCTGACCAAAGCCTTTCGCGCCAGAACTCGCCGGACAGGCTTTTGCGCGCTCGGTTCGGTCAAAACCAACATCGGACATCTCGACGTGGCCGCCGGCATCGCCGGCCTGATCAAAACGGTGATGGCGCTTAAGCACAAGATGATTCCGCCTAGTCTGCACTTCACCGAACCGAATCCGAAGATCGATTTCGCGAACAGCCCCTTCTACGTCAATACCGCTTTGCGCGAGTGGAGTAGCGAGGGCCGACCGCGCCGCGCCGGGGTCAGCTCGTTCGGCATGGGGGGGACCAACGCCCACATCGTCCTGGAGGAAGCGCCGCCGCCGCCGCCGCCGGCCCCCTCCAGACACTGGCAGTTGCTGCTGCTCTCGGCGCGAACCCGTGAGGCGCTACAAGCCGGGACGGCCAACCTGGCGGACCACCTACAGCAACACGCCGATTTGAACCTCGCCGATGTCGCCCACACGTTGCGCGAAGGCCGGCGGCGGTTCAGCCACCGCCGCATGCTCGTCTGCGATGGCTCTGCGGCGGCCCTGGAGGTGCTGCGAGCCGGGGACGATAAGGCCATGCCGACGACCGCGTGCGAAGCCAACGACCGCCCTATCGCCTTCATGTTTTCCGGCCTCGGCGAGCAGTACGTCAATATGGCTCGCGGGATTTACCGAAGCGAGCCGCTGTTTCGCAAGCAGGTCGATGAGTGCTGCGAGATGCTCAGGCCGCTGCTGGGCCGCGACCTTCGCGGCGCTCTGTTTGCCGATGCAGGGCAGGCCGCGAAGACGCCGCCGGTTGGCACGCCGCCGGCTCTCGACCTGAGGCGACTGTTGCGCGGCGGGGCAGGCTGCGCCAATCAGGCGGCGCAGGAACTGCACCAGACGGCTCTGGCGCAGCCTGCGCTGTTTGTCATTGAATACGCTTTGGCGCGGCTGTGGATGACCTGGGGGGTGCGCCCCGCCGGCATGATCGGCTACAGCATTGGCGAATACGTCGCCGCATGTTTGTCGGGGGTCTTCTCTTTAGAAGACGCGTTAACCCTGGTCGCGCGGCGGGCGCAGATGATTCATCAACTGCCAGCCGGCGCGATGCTGGCAACGCCTTTATCGGAGGCGGAACTGCGCACGATGCTCGACGAACGGCTCTCGCTGGCGGCAGTCAATGGCCCCTCGCTCTGCGTCGTCGCCGGCAGCGTCGAGGCGGTTGACCGGCTCCAGGGTGAGCTGACGGCCAAAGGCATCGCCACCCGCAGACTACAGGCCAGCCATGCGTTTCATTCACGGATGATGGACCCCATCGCCGAACCCTTTGCAGAGCTGTTCAACCATATCGAATTGCATCCCCCGGCGATTCCTTACGTGTCGAATGTGACCGGCGATTGGATCACGGTGGAAGAGGCGACCGACCCGCACTACTGGGCCAGGCATATGTGCCAGGCCGTGCGCTTTGCCGACGGCATCGAGCGGCTGTGGGCGGAGCCACAGACGGTGTTGTTGGAAGTGGGGCCGGGGCAATCGCTCAGCAGCCTTTCAATTCTGCACCCGGCCAATGATCGCTCGGCGGACCGGGTCGTGCTCTCGTCATTACCCAGTTCGCTCGACCCGCAGCCCGACGAGGCATTCCTGCTGACGACGTTGGGCAAGCTGTGGCTGGCCGGAGCCAGCCTGGATTGGGACGCCTTCCGCGCCGAAGAAAAGCGCCGTCGCGTGCCGCTGCCGACCTACGCATTCGAGCGCCAGCGGTACTGGGTTGAGCGGCAGAACACGCCCGCCGCCACGGCACAGGGCGGCGCTGACCGCCTCGCCAAATTGCCCGAGGTCGCCGACTGGCTCTACCTGCCCGTGTGGAAACGCCGGCCGGTTATCCGCGAACGCGAAGGCAAGGCCGACGCCGCCCGCGCGCTGTTATTCGTCCCCGAAGGCGCGCTGGCCGGGCGCATGGCCGCGAGGCTCAGGCAGGCCGGCTGGGCCGTGACGACCGTCGAAGCCAGCGAGTCGTTTACCGCAGGCGGCTCCGCCTACGGATTGAACCCTGAAGCCCGGAGTGATTATGACCGCCTGCTCGATCATCTGATCGAGGACGACCAGGTGCCGGAACTGATCGTCCACCTGTGGCAAGCGGTGCCGGGCGGAGAGCCGGAGCCGGCCTTTGAGTACTTTGCCGCGTCGCAATATCTGGGGTTCTACAGCCTGGTCTTCCTGGCCCAGGCCCTCAGCAAACGCGCCATCACCAAGCCGCTCCGGCTCTGTGCCATAACCAGCGGTATGCAGGACATCACGGGCGAAGAGGAACTCTGCCCGGACAAGATGACCTTGCTCGGCCCGCTCAAGACGATGCCGCAGGAGTATCCCAATATCGAATGCCGCAGCATCGACGTCCGACTGCCGCGGCCCGGCAGTCGGGAGGAGGCGGAGTTGATTGACCAGCTTTATGAAGAGGTGGTCAGCGACTCAGCCGATACGGTCGTGGCCTTCCGCGGCCATCGCCGCTGGGCGCAGGAGTTCGAGGCGATTCCGCCTGCTGCCAGAGCGGCTACCGATCCCGGGTGGCGCGAAAGCGGCGTCTACCTGATCGTCGGCGGCCTCGGCCAGATCGGCCTGGTGCTGGCCGAAGCCTTGGCGAAGAGCGTGCAGGCGCGTCTGGTCCTGGTGGGGCGTTCGCCGTTCCCGCCCAGGGCGCAGTGGGCCGATTGGCTCGCGCGGCATGGCGATGCGGACCAGACGAGCGGCAAGATACGAAAATTACTGGCGCTAGAGGAACTGGGGAGCGAAGTGTTGACGCTCAACGCGGACCTCGGCGATGCCACACAGATGCGCAGCGTGTTGACGCAGACCGTCGAACGATTTGGCGCTCTGCACGGCGTCATTCACGCAGCCGGCGTCGTCGGGGAGCAGTCATTTCGCTCCATACAGGCTACGGGCGAAGTGGAGTATGGCTGGCACGTGCGTCCGAAGGTGGAGGGACTGTTGGTGCTGGAGGAGGTCTTGCGCGGCCACCATCTGGATTTTTGCCTCCTGTTTTCCTCGCTGACCTCTGTGTTGGGCGGGTTGGGATTCACGGCTTACACGGCGGCCAACCTGTTTATTGACGCCTTCGCCAGTAAACATAACCGCGGCGATTCGACGCCCTGGATCAGCCTGGGGTCGGACGCATGGCGCTTTGCTTCAGAAGGCGGCGACGCCACAACCGGCGCTGCCCTCGGGCTGGGCGACTTGGCGCTGACGCCGGAAGAAGGCGTGGAGATGGTGCGGCGGGCCCTGGCCTTGAAACGCTTCGGCCATCTGGTGGTATCGACGGCACCCTTGCAGCCCCGCATAGACCGCTGGGTCAAGCTCGAATCGCTCAGGCAGGCGAAGCCCTCGGAGCGAGGTGCCGGGCTTACGCTTCACGCGCGGCCAAACCTGCAATCGCCATTCGTCGCGCCGGCCAACGCGGTCGAAACAACGCTCGTCGGCTTGTGGCAGGAATTGCTGGGCTTTGAACCCATCAGCATCGACGACAACTTCTTTGAACTGGGCGGACACTCGCTGCTGATCGTGCAAATGATTTCCCGGCTGCGTGACCTGTTCCGCACAGAGATCCCTATGGAGGCGGTCTTCGTGACGCCGACCATTGCCGGCCTGGCCCGCCGCATCGAAACGGCCACGCAGAACGAGCCGGCAGTCGAGACGCCGCCTTTGGTGCCTGCGGGAGGCGACGGGCCAGCGCCGCTTTCTTACGCCCAGCAGCGGCTCTGGTTCATGGACCAGCTGAAGCCGGGCAACTCGGCTTACAACCTTGAGAATCCTGTGAGGCTGAGCGGGCGGCTGAGCACGGCGGGGCTGGAGCAGACGCTCGCCGAGATTGAAAGGCGGCACGACATCCTGCGCACCTCTTTCGCCATGCGGGACGGCAGCCCTGTACAGGTCAGCGCGCCGCCGAGGCATGTGAAATTGCCGCTCGTTGACCTGTCCGCGTTGCCGGAAGCCGACAAGCAGGCCATCGCCCGCCGGCTGGCGCTCGAAGAAGCCGACCGCCCCTTTGACCTGGCGCAAAGCCCTCTCTCCCGCGCCGCCTTGCTGCGGCTCGGCACCGAGCAGCACCTGTTGTTGTTTACCCTGCACCACATCGTCAGCGATGCCTGGTCAATGGATGTGCTGATCGGCGAGGTGTCGCATCTCTATCGGGCCTTCAGCGCCGGCCACGCCTCGCCGCTTGCCGAACTGGCCCTCCAGTATGCCGATTACGCCCTGTGGCAGAGGCAGTGGTTACAGGGCGAGGTGTTAGAGGCGCAGCTCGCCTACTGGAAGAAGCAACTGGCGGGGAGCCCGGCGCTGCTGGCTCTGCCGACGGACCGCCCCCGGCCAAAAGTTCAGAACTTCGCCGGTGCCAGTCAGGCGTTCAGCTTCGCGCCATCGCTGGCCGCGGCGCTCAGACGTCTGAGCTCGCAAGAACGCGTGACGATGTTTATGACGTTGCTCGCGGGATTTCAGGCGCTCCTGCATCGTTACACAGGCGAAGACGACATTGTTGTCGGGTCGCCGGTGGCGAATCGTCATCGCAGGGAAATCGAGCCGCTGATCGGCTTCTTCGTCAACCCGTTGGTCTTGCGCACGGACCTTTCGGCGAACCCGACCTTCAAAGAGTTGTTGGTGCGAGTCCGCGACGTGACGCTCGGCGCGCAGGCGCACCAAGACCTGCCGTTCGAGTTGCTTGTTGAGGCGCTTCAGCCGCAGCGCATGACGAACTACACGCCGCTCTTCCAGGTGGTCTTCGTCCTCGATCACATCTCTGGCCGGCGCGACGCGATTCTGCCGGGTCTTACGTTGGCCGCCTTCGAGATGGATACGAATACCTCGCCGATAGACTTGCACCTGGCCATCACCGACTTCGGCGAAGAGGTCCAGGGCCTTTTCACCTACGACCGCAACCTCTTCGACGAGCAGACCATCGCCGAAATGATCGAGTCGTTTATCGCCCTGCTGGCGGCGGTCTCCGCCGACCCGGAGCGGCGGATTCTGGACGTCTCGCTGCGACCGCTCGACGGCCTTGAGTGCGCCGCGGCCTCGGCGAGTAATGACCCGGCACAGGCCGCGGAGGGCCAGTTTTTGTTCTAG
- a CDS encoding putative 2OG-Fe(II) oxygenase, which translates to MLETILRPEVLWPTTTLSVEVKDYSHLNPKLAGIILEHERKVRAALKVTAAADLRPDAFVSNVLKWDYPEIRDFRQMVLQSVRDYMALVGDPDDPGMKITGINCWANVMRFGEGLAVHHHDPAFVSGHYQVRNGSNGGAAKADGAGESGHTVYFRPGFMDRCHGVDAAVTASNLWDEDWRVSVPAEEGRLFLFPSYVRHEVRPFMGDGERISIGVDVFVKKQRSLINFRSKRWFIPE; encoded by the coding sequence ATGCTCGAAACCATTCTACGGCCCGAGGTCTTATGGCCGACAACAACGCTGTCGGTCGAGGTCAAGGACTATAGCCACCTCAACCCCAAGCTCGCCGGCATCATTCTAGAGCATGAACGCAAGGTCAGGGCGGCCCTGAAGGTGACCGCGGCGGCCGACTTGCGCCCTGATGCTTTCGTCAGCAACGTGCTCAAATGGGATTACCCGGAAATCCGTGACTTCCGGCAGATGGTGTTGCAGAGCGTGCGCGATTACATGGCGCTGGTCGGCGACCCGGATGACCCGGGCATGAAGATCACCGGCATCAACTGCTGGGCCAACGTCATGCGATTCGGCGAGGGCCTCGCCGTCCATCACCATGACCCGGCGTTCGTCAGCGGTCACTATCAGGTCCGCAACGGCAGCAATGGCGGTGCCGCCAAGGCCGATGGGGCGGGCGAATCCGGTCACACCGTCTACTTCCGGCCCGGGTTCATGGATCGCTGCCACGGCGTCGATGCCGCCGTCACGGCGTCCAATCTCTGGGATGAAGATTGGCGCGTCAGCGTCCCGGCTGAAGAAGGCCGCCTCTTCCTTTTCCCGAGCTACGTCCGTCATGAAGTCCGCCCCTTCATGGGCGACGGCGAGCGTATTTCAATCGGCGTCGATGTGTTCGTGAAGAAGCAACGCTCGCTCATCAACTTCCGCAGCAAGAGGTGGTTCATCCCCGAGTAA
- a CDS encoding glycosyltransferase: MATIMVFPFPEYGHLNPTLKLAKALKQAGHSVCYLGFAEFEAYLTAQGLEFIPILESRCAGDGTGRAPAIMQVTRAMKALAAIEVASRASSAIFRQIENELERITAEVRPDLLIVDTLIGGLAYKAAREFGVPSLLVSASYFEMPMLGRPAPGSGHPDLPVLVFCPEAFNFPGASRKPNHFNIEASIDMQRRELHAFPWDALDASKPLIYCSVGCQPHLYDESVTFYRVLIEALRAKPDRQLVLAIGRHMDCAALGPVPDNVLLINWAPQLELIKKASLMISHGGLGAVKECILLGVPMIVFPCRWDQPFNAARVVAHGLGLRGNIKQVTAAQVGGLIEAVAGEASFKRRVEAMSRTF, translated from the coding sequence ATGGCGACGATAATGGTCTTCCCGTTCCCGGAGTACGGGCATCTCAACCCGACGCTGAAGCTGGCGAAGGCGTTGAAGCAGGCCGGCCACAGCGTCTGTTACCTGGGCTTTGCGGAGTTCGAGGCGTACCTGACTGCTCAAGGGCTGGAGTTCATCCCCATCCTGGAGAGCCGTTGCGCGGGCGACGGCACGGGCCGCGCGCCCGCAATCATGCAGGTCACCCGGGCGATGAAAGCCCTGGCCGCCATCGAAGTGGCCAGCAGGGCGTCTTCGGCGATCTTCAGGCAGATCGAGAATGAGCTTGAAAGGATAACCGCGGAAGTACGACCCGACTTGTTGATAGTTGATACATTGATCGGCGGGTTGGCTTACAAGGCGGCCAGAGAATTTGGCGTCCCCAGTCTGTTGGTGAGCGCGTCGTACTTCGAGATGCCGATGCTGGGCAGGCCCGCCCCCGGCAGCGGCCATCCCGACCTGCCCGTGCTGGTGTTTTGTCCCGAAGCCTTCAATTTCCCCGGTGCCAGCCGGAAGCCGAACCACTTCAACATCGAGGCTTCAATAGACATGCAACGTCGGGAGCTGCATGCGTTCCCTTGGGACGCGCTCGACGCGTCGAAGCCGCTCATCTACTGCTCGGTTGGTTGCCAGCCGCATCTCTACGACGAGAGCGTGACATTCTATCGCGTGCTCATCGAGGCGTTGCGCGCGAAGCCGGACAGGCAACTGGTACTGGCTATCGGTCGGCATATGGACTGCGCCGCGTTAGGGCCGGTCCCCGACAACGTGCTGCTGATCAACTGGGCACCGCAGTTGGAGCTGATAAAGAAGGCTTCTTTGATGATCTCGCATGGCGGCCTGGGGGCGGTCAAGGAGTGCATCCTGTTGGGCGTGCCGATGATCGTCTTCCCCTGCCGCTGGGACCAGCCCTTCAACGCCGCCCGCGTCGTGGCGCACGGGCTGGGGCTGCGCGGCAACATCAAGCAGGTGACGGCGGCGCAGGTCGGCGGGCTGATCGAGGCGGTGGCGGGCGAGGCGTCGTTCAAGCGGCGGGTCGAGGCGATGAGCCGCACCTTC
- a CDS encoding amino acid adenylation domain-containing protein encodes MSTAKAEHLIFDAKLKAERDYWVEKLSGERCESGLRLDFERPAGDAAPRAAIAVSVTGPTYENLMRVTGGDDLLTYTFLMAALKLCLQKYNGSDAITVGSPSLSKDAAPAADANALAIADEMDVRVAFRTFLLQVQDTLKAAYARQAYPFARLVKDLGLEPAADRNPLFSVALALTNIHDEMPEVGVDVAIKLDKAPAGVVGEVTYRTDLFRASTVGRFVRHFNAVLSAGLEHVDSTIGDLHILTAPERHELLVEWNDTAVEYAGERCLHRLFEVQAARTPAAIALRTAYEDITYGELNHRANQLARYLQTLGVGPEVTVAVCADRSVATIVGLLAVLKAGGAYLPLDPAYPQERIRLMMADTQAPVLLTPARLADTWPDFAAHQVELDSQWPVIARHSGDDLPGVAVAENAAYVIYTSGSTGKPKGVLVNHWSASCLVEAQIKAFDINAGDRVFQFAPFGFDASVSEVFTTLAAGATLEMGEPEAMYVGPFLSEELKTRGITAVTLPPSIMAETAAENLPALRTIIAAGENCAAATAARWAEGRLFINAYGPTEVAVCASLFKRTAAASEAPPIGRPIENKRIYLLDPLMNPVAIGVKGELLVGGPGLARGYLNRPDVTAERFIPDGFNPLPGARLYRTGDLAACLADGNLTFLGRADHQVKIRGHRIEPGEIEGVLGQSPAVKESVVIARRSPNGDERLIAYVVPAEGAEVSVSDLRDHLKERLPEYMVPAFFVSLSALPLTANGKLDRRNLPDVDSRRPEMADGYTGPRNELEEELAAIFGNVLGLETVGIYDNFFELGGHSLLAVQLITQIRDAFQVELDVIAAFEAPTVAEMSLTIVQAQMEQLDGEGSAEMLNEIEQLSEQKAETEHSEDHGLRA; translated from the coding sequence ATGAGCACAGCAAAAGCAGAACATCTCATCTTTGACGCAAAGCTGAAAGCCGAACGGGATTATTGGGTCGAGAAGCTGTCGGGCGAGCGATGCGAATCCGGCCTCAGGTTGGATTTTGAAAGGCCGGCGGGCGACGCGGCGCCGCGTGCGGCAATCGCCGTCTCTGTAACCGGACCCACGTACGAGAATCTCATGAGAGTCACGGGGGGCGACGACCTGCTGACTTACACGTTTCTGATGGCGGCCCTCAAGCTCTGTTTGCAGAAATACAATGGCAGTGACGCCATCACCGTCGGCAGCCCGTCGTTGAGCAAGGACGCCGCCCCTGCCGCAGATGCCAACGCGCTGGCGATTGCCGACGAGATGGATGTCCGTGTGGCCTTTCGTACCTTCCTCTTGCAGGTGCAGGACACCCTGAAAGCCGCCTACGCCCGCCAGGCTTACCCCTTCGCCCGCCTGGTCAAGGACCTGGGCCTTGAGCCGGCGGCAGACCGCAACCCGCTGTTTAGCGTTGCCCTGGCGCTGACCAACATCCACGACGAGATGCCTGAGGTCGGCGTTGACGTGGCGATCAAACTTGATAAGGCTCCGGCCGGCGTCGTCGGCGAAGTCACGTACCGGACCGACCTCTTCCGCGCGAGCACCGTCGGGCGCTTCGTCAGACATTTCAACGCCGTTTTGAGTGCCGGGCTAGAGCACGTCGACAGCACCATCGGCGACTTGCATATCTTGACCGCCCCTGAGCGTCACGAGCTGCTGGTCGAATGGAATGACACGGCGGTCGAGTATGCCGGGGAGCGGTGCCTGCACAGGCTCTTCGAGGTCCAGGCGGCGCGCACCCCGGCCGCCATCGCCCTGCGGACAGCGTATGAGGACATCACCTACGGCGAGCTGAATCACCGGGCCAACCAACTGGCGCGCTACCTGCAAACGCTGGGGGTCGGGCCGGAGGTCACTGTCGCCGTCTGCGCCGACCGCTCTGTCGCCACCATCGTCGGCCTGCTGGCGGTCTTGAAAGCTGGCGGCGCTTACCTGCCGCTTGACCCTGCCTATCCGCAGGAACGCATCCGGCTGATGATGGCAGACACGCAGGCTCCGGTGCTGTTGACGCCGGCCCGCCTCGCCGACACCTGGCCGGATTTTGCCGCCCACCAGGTCGAGCTCGACAGCCAGTGGCCGGTCATCGCGCGGCACAGCGGGGATGACCTGCCGGGCGTCGCCGTTGCAGAGAACGCGGCTTATGTCATCTACACTTCGGGTTCAACCGGCAAGCCAAAAGGCGTGTTGGTTAACCACTGGTCGGCGAGCTGTCTGGTTGAGGCGCAGATCAAAGCCTTCGACATCAACGCCGGCGACCGCGTGTTTCAGTTCGCCCCGTTCGGCTTTGACGCGTCGGTCTCGGAGGTCTTCACCACCCTGGCGGCTGGGGCGACCTTGGAGATGGGCGAGCCCGAGGCCATGTATGTCGGCCCGTTCCTGTCCGAGGAGTTGAAGACGAGAGGGATCACCGCCGTCACCCTGCCGCCTTCGATTATGGCGGAGACGGCGGCTGAAAACCTGCCGGCGCTGCGGACCATCATAGCGGCTGGTGAGAACTGCGCCGCGGCAACCGCCGCGCGCTGGGCGGAGGGTCGTCTCTTCATCAACGCCTACGGGCCGACCGAAGTGGCGGTCTGCGCCTCGCTGTTCAAGCGGACGGCGGCAGCGTCCGAGGCACCGCCCATAGGCCGGCCCATCGAGAATAAGCGCATCTATCTGCTCGACCCGCTGATGAACCCTGTCGCCATAGGAGTTAAGGGGGAGTTGTTGGTCGGCGGGCCTGGCCTCGCGCGCGGCTATCTCAATCGCCCCGACGTGACGGCGGAACGCTTCATCCCCGACGGCTTCAACCCGCTGCCGGGTGCGCGGCTGTATCGGACGGGCGACCTTGCCGCTTGCCTTGCCGATGGCAACCTCACCTTCCTGGGCCGCGCCGACCATCAGGTGAAGATTCGCGGCCATCGCATCGAGCCAGGGGAGATTGAGGGCGTCCTCGGCCAGTCGCCGGCCGTCAAGGAGTCCGTCGTCATCGCGCGCCGCAGCCCTAACGGCGACGAACGACTGATCGCTTACGTGGTGCCGGCAGAAGGCGCAGAGGTTTCAGTCAGTGATCTGCGGGACCACTTGAAAGAACGGCTGCCCGAATACATGGTCCCGGCCTTCTTCGTGTCATTGTCGGCATTGCCGCTGACCGCTAACGGTAAACTGGACCGCCGGAATCTGCCCGACGTCGATTCGCGGCGACCGGAAATGGCCGACGGATACACCGGCCCGCGCAATGAGCTGGAGGAAGAATTGGCCGCCATCTTCGGCAACGTCCTCGGCCTTGAGACCGTCGGCATCTATGACAACTTCTTTGAGTTGGGCGGGCACTCTTTGCTGGCGGTCCAGCTCATCACCCAGATTCGTGACGCCTTTCAAGTCGAGTTGGACGTCATTGCCGCCTTCGAAGCGCCGACCGTTGCTGAGATGTCTTTGACTATCGTTCAGGCTCAGATGGAACAGTTGGATGGCGAAGGCAGCGCGGAAATGCTCAACGAGATCGAACAGCTATCCGAGCAAAAGGCCGAAACGGAGCACTCGGAAGATCACGGCCTGCGAGCGTGA